The following are encoded together in the Paraburkholderia sp. BL10I2N1 genome:
- a CDS encoding aminotransferase class V-fold PLP-dependent enzyme has translation MLKLDFHPAGRHFLQIPGPSPVPDRILRAMSYPTIDHRGPEFGALGLKVIDGIKKFFKTQQPVVIYPASGTGAWEAALSNTLSPGDTVLMFETGHFATLWKKMAESLGLKPEFLGLPGIEGWRRGVQPQMIEARLRADTQHTIKAVCVVHNETSTGVTSDIAAVRRAIDAAGHPALFLVDTISGLACADYRHDEWGVDVTVSGSQKGLMLPPGISFNAISQKALAASAHARLPRSFWAWGEIIEMNKTGYWPYTPNTNLLYGLSEALDMILDEGLDNVFARHERLAEACRRAVRAWGLEIQCADPDVYSPVLTGVMMPEGIDADAVRKVIYERFDMSLGTGLGKMKGRMFRIGHLGDCNDLTLLATLAGCEMGLQLAGVPLAASGLPEAMAWLTAQAKTASLKAAA, from the coding sequence ATGCTCAAGTTAGACTTTCATCCCGCCGGCCGGCACTTCCTGCAGATTCCCGGGCCGAGCCCGGTGCCTGACCGCATCCTGAGGGCGATGAGTTATCCGACGATCGACCATCGCGGGCCAGAGTTCGGCGCGTTAGGACTGAAGGTGATCGACGGCATCAAGAAGTTCTTCAAGACACAGCAGCCGGTGGTGATCTACCCGGCGTCGGGCACTGGCGCGTGGGAAGCCGCGCTGTCCAATACGCTGAGCCCGGGCGATACGGTGCTGATGTTCGAGACGGGTCACTTTGCGACGCTCTGGAAGAAGATGGCTGAGAGCCTCGGCCTGAAGCCGGAGTTTCTCGGCCTGCCGGGCATCGAGGGATGGCGGCGCGGCGTCCAGCCACAGATGATCGAAGCGCGCCTGCGTGCCGACACACAGCACACGATCAAGGCGGTGTGCGTCGTGCACAACGAAACCTCGACGGGCGTGACATCGGATATCGCAGCGGTGCGGCGCGCGATCGATGCGGCGGGTCACCCGGCGCTGTTTCTCGTCGACACGATCTCTGGCCTTGCGTGCGCCGATTACCGGCACGACGAGTGGGGCGTGGATGTCACCGTGTCGGGCTCCCAGAAGGGGTTGATGCTGCCGCCGGGCATCAGTTTCAACGCGATTTCGCAGAAGGCGCTTGCCGCGAGTGCGCATGCCAGGTTGCCGCGCAGCTTCTGGGCATGGGGCGAAATCATCGAGATGAACAAGACCGGCTACTGGCCTTACACGCCGAACACGAACCTGCTGTATGGCCTGTCCGAAGCACTGGACATGATTCTCGACGAGGGCCTCGATAACGTGTTCGCGCGCCACGAGCGTCTGGCCGAAGCGTGCCGTCGCGCGGTGCGTGCCTGGGGGCTCGAGATCCAGTGCGCCGATCCTGACGTCTACAGCCCGGTGCTGACCGGCGTGATGATGCCCGAGGGGATCGATGCCGACGCGGTGCGCAAGGTGATCTACGAGCGCTTCGACATGTCGCTTGGCACGGGCCTCGGCAAGATGAAAGGGCGCATGTTCCGCATCGGTCACCTCGGCGACTGCAATGACCTGACGTTGCTCGCGACGCTCGCCGGCTGCGAGATGGGGCTGCAACTGGCGGGCGTGCCGCTTGCGGCAAGCGGGTTGCCGGAGGCCATGGCCTGGCTGACTGCGCAGGCGAAAACCGCATCGCTGAAGGCCGCGGCGTGA